The following proteins come from a genomic window of Cervus canadensis isolate Bull #8, Minnesota chromosome 3, ASM1932006v1, whole genome shotgun sequence:
- the RALA gene encoding ras-related protein Ral-A, which translates to MAANKPKGQNSLALHKVIMVGSGGVGKSALTLQFMYDEFVEDYEPTKADSYRKKVVLDGEEVQIDILDTAGQEDYAAIRDNYFRSGEGFLCVFSITEMESFAATADFREQILRVKEDENVPFLLVGNKSDLEDKRQVSVEEAKTRADQWNVNYVETSAKTRANVDKVFFDLMREIRARKMEDSKEKNGKKKRKSLAKRIRERCCIL; encoded by the exons ATGGCTGCGAATAAGCCCAAGGGTCAGAATTCTTTGGCCTTACACAAAGTCATCATGGTGGGCAGCGGTGGTGTGGGCAAGTCTGCGCTGACTCTGCAGTTCATGTATGATGAG TTTGTGGAGGACTACGAGCCGACCAAGGCCGACAGCTATCGGAAGAAGGTGGTGCTGGACGGGGAGGAAGTGCAGATTGACATCCTGGATACAGCCGGGCAGGAGGACTACGCGGCCATCAGGGACAACTACTTCCGCAGCGGCGAGGGCTTCCTCTGTGTCTTCTCCATTACAGAAATGGAGTCCTTTGCAGCCACAGCCGACTTCAG GGAGCAGATTTTAAGAGTAAAAGAAGATGAGAACGTTCCATTTCTGCTCGTTGGAAACAAATCAGATTTGGAAGATAAAAGGCAGGTTTCCGTAGAAGAGGCGAAAACCAGAGCCGACCAGTGGAACGTTAACTATGTGGAAACATCTGCCAAGACGCGGGCCAATGTTGACAAG gTATTTTTTGATTTAATGAGGGAAATTCGGGCCAGAAAGATGGAAGAcagcaaagaaaagaatggaaaaaagaagaggaaaagtttAGCCAAGAGAATCAGAGAAAGATGCTGCATTTTATAA